A genomic segment from Deltaproteobacteria bacterium encodes:
- a CDS encoding methyltransferase domain-containing protein — protein sequence MTKKTALFDEWPEKYDQWFTTPIGSLVRKYESELILDLLKPVPGEMVLDAGCGTGVFTHDILSSESQVAGLDISFPMLRRAREKSGRYPFSPIVGDISKLPFQDGSFDKTLSITAIEFIEDAKGAVAELFRVTKKGGVVVVANLNSLSLWAARRMENAKKGDSIFRKAIFRSPDDLRSLSPMEGVVRTAIHFLKEDKPEKAIEIEREGRIKGWMTGAFAAVQWFKP from the coding sequence ATGACGAAAAAAACTGCTCTTTTCGACGAATGGCCTGAAAAGTATGATCAATGGTTCACAACCCCTATCGGTTCCCTCGTAAGAAAATATGAAAGCGAACTGATTCTCGACCTTTTGAAACCGGTTCCCGGCGAAATGGTGCTGGACGCGGGCTGCGGCACGGGAGTGTTCACCCATGATATCCTCTCTTCGGAATCACAGGTTGCGGGGCTCGATATATCTTTTCCGATGCTTCGGCGGGCACGGGAAAAATCCGGAAGGTATCCCTTCTCTCCAATAGTGGGTGATATATCAAAATTGCCCTTTCAAGACGGTTCCTTTGACAAGACCCTTTCGATTACTGCAATTGAGTTTATAGAGGATGCGAAAGGAGCTGTGGCCGAATTATTTCGCGTGACTAAAAAAGGAGGGGTCGTTGTTGTGGCAAACCTGAACAGCCTCAGTCTTTGGGCGGCGCGCAGAATGGAGAATGCAAAAAAAGGAGATTCCATATTCCGTAAGGCGATTTTCAGATCCCCTGATGATTTGCGTTCCCTTTCACCTATGGAGGGTGTAGTGAGAACAGCTATCCATTTTCTGAAAGAAGATAAACCGGAAAAAGCCATTGAAATCGAGCGCGAAGGCCGGATCAAGGGATGGATGACAGGCGCTTTCGCTGCCGTGCAATGGTTCAAGCCTTAA
- a CDS encoding Na/Pi cotransporter family protein: MVKGILLFITGVSLFLYGMIRLSTEVQQRFSDVRIREYFQLAVKNPIYGLITGIVTTVLFQSSTATSVLTVGMVSAGLMSFYRSLGIILGADIGTTFTVQLVVWKITDAAPVFIMIGGVLWSSGKEKWKAYGEGIFYFGLLFFGLSLVSEAAIPLKNSPAFLHFSQETRHPVTGLLIGLLFAFLVHSSAIPISILVIMAQQNLIALDNALPIVYGANIGTAVTALMAGLVANVNGKRCALSHFLFKLFGALICILAMTVFIEVLKLFTADVPQQIAYGHLLFNVVIAVVFIFLLKPFSYLIEYLLPGKTDILPIWPEFLDEKCLPKAEEALECVRKELRRELVLAQSMFLKTMDLVREFKEGIRKDILYVELVVNNLRKEVGSYLCRIPNDPLSADLSKAFFSYSAMVDDIERIADHAVNLVNLIHQKYDRKISFSKWGREELNEIAALVADNISDAISLMEEGEEKKIRNITEREAMVDQKVKESRERHQERFCKGVCHVQAGPIFIEMLINLERISDHCQNIADYVEDMKNFNHG; the protein is encoded by the coding sequence ATGGTGAAAGGGATTCTGCTTTTTATTACCGGTGTATCCCTGTTTTTATACGGAATGATCCGATTAAGTACGGAGGTGCAGCAACGATTCAGCGATGTCCGGATCCGTGAGTACTTCCAGCTTGCCGTCAAAAATCCGATTTATGGATTGATCACCGGTATTGTAACTACCGTTCTCTTCCAGAGCAGTACGGCCACATCCGTTTTAACAGTAGGGATGGTCAGCGCCGGTTTGATGAGCTTTTATCGCTCTCTGGGGATCATCCTGGGAGCCGATATCGGGACAACTTTTACCGTTCAATTGGTGGTCTGGAAGATTACCGATGCAGCGCCGGTTTTCATCATGATCGGCGGAGTTTTGTGGTCTTCCGGGAAGGAGAAATGGAAGGCGTATGGTGAGGGGATCTTTTATTTCGGTTTGCTCTTTTTTGGTTTAAGCCTCGTGTCCGAGGCAGCAATACCTCTGAAAAACAGCCCGGCTTTTCTTCATTTTTCTCAGGAAACAAGACATCCGGTAACAGGTCTTTTAATTGGGCTTCTTTTTGCCTTTCTGGTCCACTCTTCCGCAATTCCCATCAGTATTCTGGTGATTATGGCCCAGCAGAACTTAATCGCCCTTGATAATGCCCTGCCCATTGTTTACGGCGCCAATATCGGAACCGCTGTAACGGCCCTCATGGCGGGCCTCGTGGCAAATGTCAATGGAAAGAGGTGCGCCCTTTCTCATTTTCTCTTTAAACTTTTTGGAGCGCTGATTTGCATTTTGGCGATGACGGTATTCATTGAGGTGTTGAAACTCTTTACAGCCGATGTACCCCAGCAGATCGCCTATGGACACCTCCTGTTTAATGTGGTGATCGCTGTTGTCTTTATTTTTCTGCTCAAACCCTTTTCCTATCTGATCGAATATCTCCTTCCCGGCAAGACGGATATCTTGCCGATCTGGCCGGAATTTCTCGATGAAAAGTGCTTACCAAAGGCAGAAGAAGCGCTGGAATGCGTACGGAAAGAACTGAGGAGAGAACTGGTGCTTGCCCAAAGTATGTTTTTGAAGACAATGGATCTGGTAAGGGAGTTCAAGGAGGGGATCAGAAAGGATATCCTCTATGTCGAACTGGTGGTCAATAATCTGAGGAAAGAAGTAGGCAGTTATCTGTGCAGGATTCCCAATGACCCTCTTTCAGCGGATTTGTCGAAGGCCTTTTTTTCCTATTCAGCCATGGTCGATGATATTGAAAGGATTGCCGATCACGCTGTCAATCTGGTCAACCTGATTCACCAGAAATATGATCGGAAAATTTCATTTTCAAAGTGGGGCCGTGAGGAACTGAATGAGATTGCGGCACTGGTTGCAGACAATATCAGCGACGCCATTTCTCTCATGGAGGAAGGTGAGGAGAAGAAAATAAGGAATATCACAGAGCGTGAGGCGATGGTTGATCAGAAGGTAAAAGAATCAAGAGAAAGACATCAGGAACGGTTCTGTAAGGGGGTCTGCCACGTCCAGGCGGGTCCTATTTTTATTGAAATGCTCATTAATCTGGAGAGAATTTCTGATCACTGCCAGAATATTGCAGACTATGTTGAAGATATGAAAAATTTTAATCATGGATAA
- a CDS encoding chemotaxis protein CheX: protein MDIKFINPFLAGTVNVLKTMAFVDPKPGKPYLKKDNLAVGDISGIIGLTGAAKGSMAVSFSEKCILKIVSNMLGEELKAIDKDIEDAVGEITNMISGNARKFLEAEGYTITAAIPTVVSGRNHKIKHVLGGASIIIPFEIDGEPFVVDICLAV, encoded by the coding sequence ATGGATATTAAATTTATCAATCCGTTCCTGGCTGGAACGGTGAATGTTTTGAAGACAATGGCTTTTGTCGATCCAAAGCCTGGAAAGCCTTATCTTAAAAAAGACAACTTAGCTGTTGGTGATATTTCTGGAATCATAGGGTTGACGGGAGCTGCAAAAGGATCGATGGCCGTGAGTTTTAGCGAGAAATGCATCTTAAAGATCGTTTCCAATATGCTGGGTGAAGAACTCAAGGCAATTGATAAAGATATTGAGGATGCGGTCGGTGAAATTACCAATATGATTTCAGGTAATGCAAGAAAGTTTCTTGAAGCGGAGGGTTACACTATTACAGCAGCTATTCCTACAGTCGTTTCCGGGAGAAACCATAAGATTAAGCACGTCCTGGGGGGGGCCAGTATAATAATTCCGTTTGAGATTGATGGAGAGCCTTTCGTAGTCGATATCTGCCTGGCAGTATAA